A DNA window from Sphaeramia orbicularis chromosome 22, fSphaOr1.1, whole genome shotgun sequence contains the following coding sequences:
- the dorip1 gene encoding dopamine receptor-interacting protein 1: MECRFCVLNDTEDLQTCVSNSANNLHFERSKTLFEEIRASINNNDEEDRSFWRPVLPWGGVFTIKAGRKAISCTPLYVQISLKNTCTIDGFLMILYVILRDNQGFPKELAVFLGKQFVEYFLYLMDSCDYTTVKMLWIWDRMSKRQYRSGINQAALEIDLFGNEHENFTENLENLMSTIQESLCTNWNCPARVQQSVKTTINISPPHELPHRDPIQSAVDKFFCPKLLLCTELGCDGLREFSQRVFCHGPPPFVILNMQQWKSEELSYVPYHLALCQHKYLLEGATLFNKDEHHYSAVFQIDGCWMHYDGLRSDNLILLHKPPELLLLSSLVYIRTK; the protein is encoded by the exons ATGGAGTGTAGATTCTGTGTTTTGAACGACACTGAGGACCTCCAGACGTGTGTTTCCAACAGTGCAAACAATCTTCACTTTGAAAG GTCTAAGACTCTGTTTGAGGAAATTCGTGCCTCCATCAACAATAATGACGAGGAGGACCGCTCCTTCTGGAGGCCTGTGCTCCCTTGGGGTGGCGTCTTCACCATAAAGGCAGGACGGAAGGCGATATCATGCACCCCTCTGTACGTCCAAATAAGCCTGAAAAACACCTGCACTATTGATGGCTTCCTCATGATCCTGTATGTGATTCTACGGGACAACCAAGGCTTTCCGAAGGAGCTGGCTGTCTTCCTAGGAAAACAGTTTGTGGAGTATTTCCTCTATCTGATGGACTCCTGTGACTACACCACAGTGAAGATGCTGTGGATCTGGGACAGGATGTCCAAAAGACAGTACCGCTCTGGAATCAACCAGGCAGCACTGGAGATTGACCTGTTTGGCAATGAACATGAGAACTTCACAGAGAACCTGGAGAACCTGATGTCCACCATACAGGAGAGCCTGTGCACCAACTGGAACTGCCCAGCCCGTGTCCAGCAAAGTGTCAAGACCACGATCAACATCAG TCCTCCTCATGAGCTGCCTCATAGAGACCCCATTCAGTCGGCTGTGGATAAGTTTTTCTGTCCCAAACTTCTACTTTGCACAGAACTTGG ATGTGATGGCCTTAGAGAGTTCTCACAGAGGGTTTTCTGCCATGGACCCCCACCCTTTGTCATTCTCAACATGCAGCAGTGGAAGTCAGAGGAGCTGTCGTATGTCCCTTACCACCTGGCTCTCTGCCAGCACAA gtatTTACTGGAGGGTGCCACACTCTTCAACAAAGATGAGCATCATTACTCTGCAGTGTTCCAGATAGACGGGTGCTGGATGCACTATGACGGTCTGAGAAGCGACAATCTGATCCTGCTACATAAGCCACCAGAGCTTCTACTGTTGTCCTCCCTGGTCTACATCCgcaccaaatga
- the mthfd1b gene encoding C-1-tetrahydrofolate synthase, cytoplasmic, producing the protein MSAQILSGKEVSAQVRERLKKDVEQMKLQDPNFRPGLVVLQVGDRDDSNLYISMKLKAAAEIGINATHMRLPKTATEEEILHSITEVNENSSVHGLIVQLPLDSIHKIDTEKVTNAVAPEKDVDGLTSINAGKLSRGDLGDCFIPCTPNGCMELIKQTGVSVAGKRAVVLGRSKIVGAPMHDLLLWNHATVTTCHSKTADLAGEVSKADILVVGIGKAEMVKGEWIKKGAVVIDCGINHIPDETKASGKRVVGDVHYASATEQAGYITPVPGGVGPMTVAMLMANTVLSAKRFLETHQPGKWNISYTKLNLQKPVPSDIVISRSCVPKPVDRLAKEVGLLSDEVELYGKTKAKVQLNIVKRLQAQPDGKYVVVTGITPTPLGEGKSTTTIGLVQALGAHMKLNVFACVRQPSQGPTFGIKGGAAGGGYSQVIPMEEFNLHLTGDIHAITAANNLVAAAIDARMFHESTQSDKALYNRLVPLSGGQRKFSPIQLNRLKKLGIEKTDPSALTEEEITRFARLDMDPSSVTWQRVLDTNDRFLRKITIGQSPTEKGYTREAQFDITVASEIMAVLALTSSLEDMRQRLAKMVVATSRNGEPITTEDLGVSGALTVLMKDAIKPNLMQTLEGTPVFVHAGPFANIAHGNSSILADKIALKLVGPEGFVVTEAGFGADIGMEKFFNIKCRYSGLRPHVVVLVATVRALKMHGGGPTVTAGMPLPKEYVEENLELLENGCSNMRKQIENAKHFGVPVVVAVNGFKTDTEAELDLVCRMAKAAGAFDAVRCSHWAEGGAGAVALGQAVQRASEAPSNFKFLYDLELPIADKIRIIAQKIYGADDIELLPEAQHKVELYTKQGFGGLPICMAKTHLSLSHEADKKGVPTGFILPIRDIRASVGAGFLFPLVGTMPTIPGLPTRPCFYDIDLDPETEQVNGLF; encoded by the exons ATGTCAGCTCAAATTTTAAGTGGGAAAGAGGTCTCGGC GCAGGTGAGGGAGCGCCTCAAGAAGGATGTGGAGCAGATGAAACTCCAGGACCCCAACTTCAGACCTGGTTTAGTGGTTTTACAG GTTGGAGACCGTGATGACTCAAACCTTTACATCAGCATGAAGCTAAAGGCAGCAGCTGAG ATTGGAATAAATGCAACACATATGAGGCTTCCAAAGACGGCAACAGAGGAAGAG ATTCTCCACAGTATCACAGAGGTAAATGAGAACTCCTCAGTCCATGGCCTCATCGTCCAGCTGCCACTGGACTCCATCCACAAGATCGACACGGAGAAGGTCACCAATGCTGTGGCACCGGAGAAGGACGTAGATGG ACTGACCAGCATAAATGCAGGAAAGCTGTCTCGTGGGGACCTGGGAGACTGTTTCATTCCCTGCACACCAAATGGCTGCATGGAGCTTATCAAACAGACTG GGGTGTCCGTGGCGGGGAAGAGAGCCGTAGTCCTAGGTCGCAGTAAAATTGTTGGCGCTCCGATGCATGACCTGCTGCTGTGGAACCACGCCACCGTCACTACATGTCACTCGAAGACTGCAGATCTTGCTGGAGAG GTGAGCAAGGCAGACATCCTGGTTGTAGGCATTGGTAAAGCAGAGATGGTGAAAGGAGAGTGGATCAAGAAGGGAGCAGTGGTTATCGACTGTGGCATCAACCATATCCCAG ATGAGACTAAGGCCAGTGGGAAGCGGGTGGTCGGTGATGTCCACTACGCTTCAGCTACGGAACAGGCTGGCTACATCACTCCAGTGCCTGGTGGCGTGGGACCCATGACTGTGGCAATGCTGATGGCG AACACAGTGCTGAGCGCAAAGCGGTTCCTGGAGACTCATCAACCAGGAAAATGGAACATTTCATACACTAAACTGAACCTCCAGAAGCCTGTGCCAAG TGACATCGTAATTTCTCGCTCCTGTGTACCCAAACCCGTTGACCGACTTGCGAAAGAGGTGGGCCTTCTTTCGGATGAGGTGGAACTCTACGGCAAAACTAAAGCCAAGGTCCAGCTGAATATCGTCAAACGTCTGCAGGCCCAGCCAGACGGCAAATATGTGGTGGTCACTGG TATTACACCCACTCCACTCGGGGAGGGAAAAAGCACCACCACCATCGGTCTGGTTCAGGCCCTGGGAGCCCACATGAAGCTCAACGTCTTCGCTTGTGTCCGTCAGCCTTCCCAGGGGCCCACCTTCGGCATCAAAG GTGGTGCTGCAGGAGGTGGATACTCTCAAGTCATTCCAATGGAGGAG TTTAACCTCCATCTCACTGGTGACATTCACGCCATCACTGCTGCCAACAATTTAGTAGCCGCTGCCATCGATGCTCGCATGTTCCATGAGTCTACACAATCTGACAAG GCTCTGTACAACCGCTTGGTTCCCCTCAGTGGAGGACAGAGGAAGTTTTCCCCAATCCAGCTTAACAGACTCAAA AAACTGGGCATAGAGAAGACGGATCCCTCCGCTCTGACTGAAGAAGAAATCACCCGATTCGCTCGCCTGGACATGGACCCGAGCTCTGTCACCTGGCAGAGAG TGTTGGACACCAATGATCGATTCCTAAGGAAGATCACCATTGGACAATCTCCAACTGAAAAAGGATACACGAGAGAG GCTCAGTTTGACATCACAGTCGCCAGTGAAATCATGGCAGTACTTGCTCTCACCAGCAGCTTGGAGGACATGCGCCAGCGTCTGGCCAAGATGGTTGTGGCCACAAGCCGAAATGGAGAACCCATTACCACAGAGGACCTG GGTGTGAGTGGGGCTCTCACTGTGCTGATGAAAGATGCCATCAAACCAAATCTAATGCAGACTTTGGAG GGAACACCTGTGTTTGTCCACGCTGGCCCTTTTGCCAACATCGCCCACGGAAACTCCTCCATCCTGGCTGATAAAATTGCTTTAAAGCTTGTGGGACCTGAGGGTTTTGTAG TGACGGAGGCTGGTTTCGGTGCTGACATTGGCATGGAGAAGTTTTTCAACATAAAGTGCCGGTACTCAGGACTGAGGCCCCACGTGGTGGTGCTGGTGGCCACTGTCCGAGCCCTGAAGATGCATGGTGGAGGACCCACG GTCACAGCTGGGATGCCACTGCCTAAGGAATATGTGGAGGAG AACCTGGAGCTGCTGGAGAACGGCTGCAGCAACATGAGGAAGCAGATCGAGAACGCAAAGCACTTCGGTGTACCTGTGGTGGTCGCCGTCAACGGTTTCAA gACAGATACCGAGGCTGAGCTGGACTTGGTCTGCAGGATGGCCAAAGCTGCTGGAGCTTTTGACGCTGTGCGCTGCTCCCACTGGGCTGAGGGCGGAGCCGGGGCTGTGGCCCTGGGTCAGGCTGTCCAAAGGGCCTCTGAGGCCCCCAGCAACTTCAAGTTCCTCTATGATCTGGAG CTCCCTATTGCAGATAAGATTCGCATAATCGCCCAGAAGATCTACGGTGCTGATGATATTGAGCTTCTCCCAGAGGCCCAACACAAGGTGGAGCTCTACACCAAACAG GGTTTTGGCGGTCTTCCAATCTGCATGGCAAAGACACACCTGTCGCTCTCTCATGAGGCTGATAAGAAGGGTGTGCCCACGGGCTTCATTCTGCCAATCAGAGACATCCGAGCCAGTGTGGGGGCTGGCTTTCTGTTCCCACTGGTTGGCACT
- the klhl28 gene encoding kelch-like protein 28, producing MDQQDQSYMFASLTRPHSEQLLQGLQLLRQDHELCDIVLRVGDAKIHAHKVVLASISPYFKAMFTGNLSEKETSEVEFQCIDETALQAIVEYAYTGTVFISQETVESLLPAANLLQVKLVLKECCSFLESQLDAGNCIGISRFAETYGCHDLCLAATKFICENFEEVCQTEEFFELTRAELDEIVSNDCLKVVTEETVFYALESWIKYDVTERQQHLAQLLHCVRLPLLSVKFLTRLYEANHLIRDDHACKHLLNEALKYHFMPEHRLSYQTVLSARPRCAPKVLLAVGGKAGLFATLESMEMYFPQTDSWIGLAPLSVPRYEFGVAVLDHKVYVVGGIATHMRQGISYRRHESTVESWDPESNTWSSVERMAECRSTLGVVVLAGELYALGGYDGQYYLQSVEKYVPKLKEWQPVAPMTKSRSCFATAVLDGMVYAIGGYGPAHMNSVERYDPSKDAWEMVAPMADKRINFGVGVMLGFIFVVGGHNGVSHLSSIERYDPHQNQWTACRPMNDPRTGVGSAIVDNYLYVVGGHSGSSYLNTVQRYDPISDSWLDSSGMMYCRCNFGLTAL from the exons ATGGACCAGCAGGACCAGTCCTATATGTTTGCCAGTCTGACTCGGCCTCACTCGGAGCAGCTGCTGCAGGGCCTCCAGCTCTTGCGGCAGGATCATGAACTCTGTGATATTGTTCTTCGTGTGGGTGATGCCAAGATCCATGCCCATAAAGTAGTGCTGGCCAGCATCAGTCCTTACTTCAAGGCCATGTTCACAGGTAACCTGTCAGAAAAGGAGACCTCGGAGGTGGAGTTCCAGTGCATTGATGAGACTGCCTTGCAG GCCATCGTTGAGTATGCCTACACTGGCACAGTGTTTATCTCCCAGGAAACAGTGGAATCTCTTCTACCGGCTGCCAACTTACTTCAGGTCAAACTTGTACTCAAAGAGTGTTGTTCTTTCTTAGAAAGCCAGCTTGATGCTGGGAACTGTATAGGCATCTCCCGCTTTGCAGAGACATATGGCTGTCACGATCTGTGCCTGGCTGCAACCAAGTTCATCTGTGAGAACTTTGAAGAAGTCTGTCAGACAGAGGAGTTTTTTGAACTGACAAGGGCTGAGTTGGATGAAATTGTGTCCAACGACTGCCTTAAGGTTGTCACAGAAGAGACTGTATTTTATGCGTTGGaatcatggatcaaatatgatgttACTGAGAGACAGCAGCATCTGGCTCAATTGCTGCATTGTGTGCGCCTTCCACTCCTCAGCGTCAAATTTCTCACTCGCCTATATGAAGCCAACCACCTTATACGAGATGACCATGCATGCAAGCACCTGCTCAATGAGGCCCTCAAATATCACTTTATGCCTGAGCACCGGCTCTCCTATCAAACTGTGTTGTCAGCACGGCCCAGGTGTGCCCCAAAGGTGCTGCTTGCAGTGGGAGGCAAGGCTGGACTGTTTGCCACATTGGAAag CATGGAAATGTATTTCCCTCAGACAGACTCATGGATAGGACTGGCCCCTCTCAGTGTACCTCGATACGAGTTTGGTGTTGCAGTGCTGGACCACAAGGTTTATGTTGTGGGAGGCATCGCCACACACATGAGACAAGGCATTAGTTATCGAAGGCACGAGAGTACAGTGGAGAGCTGGGACCCTGAAAGCAACACTTGGTCTTCGGTGGAACGTATGGCCGAGTGCCGCAGCACCCTTGGGGTGGTGGTCCTGGCTGGAGAGCTGTATGCCCTTGGAGGGTATGATGGCCAGTATTACCTGCAGTCAGTGGAGAAATATGTACCGAAGCTGAAGGAGTGGCAGCCTGTGGCACCCATGACAAAGTCACGCAGCTGTTTTGCCACAGCTGTACTGGATGGCATGGTGTATGCTATTGGAGGCTATGGTCCAGCCCATATGAACAG cgtGGAGCGGTATGACCCCAGCAAGGATGCCTGGGAAATGGTAGCCCCCATGGCAGATAAGAGAATCAACTTTGGAGTGGGCGTCATGCTCGGCTTTATATTTGTGGTGGGTGGACACAATGGAGTGTCACATCTGTCTAGCATTGAGAGGTATGATCCACATCAGAACCAGTGGACAGCCTGCAGACCAATGAATGATCCACGAACTG GTGTGGGCTCTGCCATTGTGGACAACTACCTCTACGTGGTGGGAGGTCACTCTGGGTCATCCTACCTGAACACTGTCCAGCGCTATGACCCTATTTCAGACAGCTGGCTGGACTCGAGCGGCATGATGTATTGCCGGTGTAACTTTGGTCTGACTGCCCTTTGA